Proteins found in one Hevea brasiliensis isolate MT/VB/25A 57/8 chromosome 18, ASM3005281v1, whole genome shotgun sequence genomic segment:
- the LOC110642902 gene encoding senescence-specific cysteine protease SAG39, with product MASILENKQIFVVVLVMGILASQAWSRSLKDATMTEKHEMWMAKYGRVYKDNAEKERRFNIFKENAEFIESCNNAGNKPYKLDINEFADLTHEEFRASRNGYKRSYIPKSSEASSFKYENVTAVPTSIDWRKKGAVTPIKDQGQCGCCWAFSAVAAMEGITKLSTGKLISLSEQELVDCDTSGEDQGCEGGLMDDAFEFIIQNGGLTTEANYPYKGEDGTCNTGKSSNHAARITGYEDVPTNSEEALLKAVANHPVSVAIDASGSAFQFYSNGVFTGDCGTELDHGVTAVGYGTSDDGTKYWLVKNSWGTSWGEDGYIRMERDIEAKEGLCGIAMEPSYPTA from the exons ATGGCTTCAATTCTTGAAAACAAACAAATTTTTGTGGTGGTTTTGGTGATGGGAATCTTGGCATCTCAAGCCTGGTCACGCTCGCTCAAAGATGCAACCATGACTGAGAAGCACGAAATGTGGATGGCTAAATATGGACGTGTTTATAAAGACAATGCAGAGAAGGAAAGACGCTTTAATATATTCAAGGAGAATGCGGAGTTTATTGAATCCTGCAACAATGCTGGGAATAAGCCTTACAAGCTAGACATCAATGAATTTGCAGACCTAACTCATGAAGAGTTCAGAGCCTCTAGAAATGGATACAAAAGGTCTTACATTCCCAAGTCATCAGAAGCATCATCATTTAAGTACGAAAATGTCACTGCAGTGCCAACCTCCATTGACTGGAGGAAAAAAGGAGCAGTTACCCCCATCAAGGACCAAGGCCAATGTG GATGTTGCTGGGCATTTTCTgctgtggcagccatggaagggATTACAAAGCTCTCAACAGGGAAGTTGATCTCTCTTTCAGAGCAAGAACTAGTTGATTGTGACACAAGTGGTGAAGACCAAGGCTGCGAAGGTGGCCTTATGGATGATGCATTTGAATTCATAATACAAAATGGAGGCCTAACTACTGAAGCCAATTACCCCTACAAAGGAGAGGATGGTACTTGCAACACAGGGAAGTCATCTAATCATGCAGCCAGAATTACTGGTTATGAAGATGTGCCCACCAACAGCGAGGAGGCACTATTGAAGGCAGTAGCCAACCATCCAGTTTCTGTTGCCATTGATGCCAGTGGATCTGCCTTCCAATTTTACTCAAATGGGGTCTTTACAGGAGATTGTGGAACTGAACTAGACCATGGTGTTACTGCAGTGGGGTATGGGACAAGTGATGATGGTACCAAGTATTGGTTAGTGAAGAACTCTTGGGGAACTTCATGGGGTGAGGATGGATACATCAGAATGGAAAGAGATATTGAAGCTAAGGAAGGCCTTTGTGGAATAGCCATGGAGCCTTCCTATCCAACTGCATAA